Within Nematostella vectensis chromosome 1, jaNemVect1.1, whole genome shotgun sequence, the genomic segment ATGTAGTGGACCCAGGGTTTAAGAGCACGATAGAAAAACTCCTGCCATTCATCTCCCACATGGAAGACTAGAGCTTTGCAGACAAACAGGTGCTTGAAACGGAAGCTGGCCGCCACACCACGGAAATTGAACAGATATCTGAGAGGAAAATGAGTAAAGGGTCATGGTGAGCGAGGGTCATGGTGAGCGAGGAGACAATGTGTCCATACATTGCTTAAATACCATCAATTTTTTTCATGACCCTGAAAGGGAGAGTGATTGGGGAAGTTTGAGCCCCCaagatttaaaataaaatgactttaTATTCTTTCTTTGTAAAACTTCCATAAACTCCCTCCCCTTCACAAATAGGATTGTTTGCTATAAGAGAGCACTGAGCAACATAAAACACTGTTCTTTGGCCCTAATTTGTATTGACAGTGATCCTCTTAACACTACTACGATTCCCATACTTTATCATGAGAGTTATCAATACAATGCTTAAATCAAAGTTCTATGCCCCTTACTTGTACTGACAGTGATCCTCCAGAGGTACTTCTTTTGCAGGTGGGGCATGTAGTGTGTCCTTTAATAGAGAGGTATATCTTAGGGAACAAAATATCCATAGAACAATAACACAATTAATAAACCTATCAATGTTAATAAACGTTGTGTATGATAAATACTACTGTGACCTCATTGAAAGTTTTAAATAAGTTGTTTTCAAACATTGACTTTTTAAATTAACCCTGTATAAATGAATCATTTGAAACAGGCAATGgttgaaatttgaaaaatttcaAAGGAAAAATAATACATACTGCATCTGATTTCCATGCTTGATTCTTTGTGTACTGGGCATCAGCCAGCTCAGGGTGTTTCCTTGACAAAAGTACCAAAGGGTCTCTTTCTGCACTTgttctgcaaaaaaacataaaatgatTCACCATGGAACTAAGCTACAAGCAAGCTTCTTGGGATCATTCACAagtcagggcttctggaattacgcggagaaaaactcaaaattacgcgggattctttgcatAATTACGCGGAGAATCAATCAttatgcgctaaattacacggtattgtgcaatacatttttctttaaaaatcaaaattttgcgggattctttactgaattacgcgctaaattacatggaatatcaactgttacgcccaaactacattttgtaccaaaggaaagcacgaaataacttgaaaaggtttattttttgcgcgaaaatatcttaggcgagttttcattggctcctagccaccagccaattaaaaaaggtattttattattagtcctaggcctttgcggtttagcaaagaatgcctagtcattttatttgctttcgaaattcagttcgaaatatcgcactcttacgaagaatatcttttttttttacgagaaatagaggtaagaacccttaaagaacacatcagctgtgcacttaaatgttttgtcttttaaaatttagccaactacgcgggattacgcggattacGCAGAGAAAACCAAATAatgcgcttccgcacaagcgcgtaattccagaagccctgcatTTACCACTAAATGGCTtctttctgattggatattcgtgcgcgcgtcggatctatgaattccagaagccctggggccggttcctgataAGTATTTGTGTAACTAGAAGTAAGTATTGTTTCAATTGTAAAAGGAAATTAGCAATTGAGTTTAATAGTaaaaattttatttctaaaATTACCTTGAACCTCTGAAAAATGCTTTGCTCTCTTTCTTTTCCCATGGCCAttcttgactttttctgtaaaaaataaatgaaggatttttttacaaatttcacTTACATTTTTGTTTCCTTGTCTGTATAGATAttcaaaaaacataaaatctGCTTACTTGTCCAGGGCTTCTCTCATGAGGTCCCATCTCCCAAGCCCCGTTGGATATATGGGCCACACAGCTGGCCCTCCTTCCCAGAACGTCCATGCTGGGTACATAATATCCATCTCATTTTTGGTCTAAGAGAGCGAGAAAAATATAGAATTGAAATAACTAGGTGCACACAAAAAGGTCTGGGTGGCatcacataaaaaataaacaggatTTTAAGTCATTGTGTAGTTtcaaaaaatatccatatcccccccccccattgaggggattggaatttccagaggggttGGGGGTTCAAaagcccaggaatttccagggggaggggggtaaaattgccttttttccttaacagtaggggggggggggtatggatatttccTGGAGCTACACATTTCACATTTAAATTACTTCAAAATAATCATTGGTTAGGATTAGTgttattattcttatttttcaGCACACAATATTGAGAGAATTATTTTATAGTAATTGCTAAGTAAGCTGTGTAGTTCATTATCTATGAACCATATCATTTTGTTTACACAGCCTTTACCATCTAAAGTAAATTAAGAACAGTAACAAGTGAATGCTTCCTTCTagtataattatttttttatatattcccCACCTTACTAAATGAGAATATTGGAAGTGCTGGACCCCATACTGCTGCCTGGAGAGAGAGAAATATGATAGCACTGAACCGCTAATATATGATCTTATCAGGCTTAAAACTCATTCTCCTGATCCGTGTTGCTTGGTTACCCATGTTGCTTGGTTACCTGTGTTGCTTGGTTACCCATGTTCAGGGGTGTACacaggattttaacaagttgcagtcaaagcattcagaagctgaatGAGGACATGGCCCCTCATCACGCATCTTcgtgaagatttcatagctcccACTTTTGGGTTTAAAATTGGCGTCAATACATAAGACTTTTCagaatattacacgatcctATGTCATCCTCTATCTGTACTAGGACTTCTGTCGTTGCGTGGCACTGAACAACATAACActatgtttggaaatcatctgtagacttgtacaggacccgaaatggtCCCAGGACCTGAAaagatcccaggacccgaaatgatccccaaaagtaccccaactgatcctcggacccgaaacgataccgaggagtccccgaaatcaaccccaaggaattgcagcaATGGACAAAGGAAAAGCAGaaaaaatacttgcaattcttcaAGCATAATAAggggttaacagcgactcgatttctaaacaacgtgacttaaaaatattaaattccaacacaatacttctatttattacattgcctggcattaaacccataaacagagtccaaaacaaatacacaactttaaattgctactgaaaggaatacagcataaacatagcacagctttgctcagatcaaccaaacttttgaccttccattacactcttaacattttgtGGATCccatgatatgataggtctttcattcaccgaaaacaaacatgccaaaaaataactttaaaacatttcgcttcctatgtaaagcagcatgtcccatcttgaaagactttcttttatggcttgttatgtaaaaatgatttatccatgccgggctcctcaaattactatcacaggaattgttagttgaccccaatttctgactcaaccactgtatttcccctgcagtcgtatataaaaatcttaatactatagttttagttaatgtaaatttccttttaataacacaaacaaagctaaatgtttcatatgttttttaaaactgaaagccaatccttacacattccttgagtcgtccattactgtaattccttggggttcatttcggggactcttggggatcgtttcgggtcccgggatcagttgagGTACCTTTGGGGATCGTTTGGGGTCCTGGGaccgtttcgggtcctgggatcattttgggtcctgtacagactaccatgattaagaaaattatagtttttatcctcgtcatatatataaaactatgacataaaaatgaatgagtaaacatttgatttttcccctctttatgcaaataagatcaccaaatttttttgcagtccagtgactgcaggcctataggctgcGTATGTCCCCAGTTTTGCTTGGTTACCTGTGTTGCTTGGTTACCCACCTGAGGCCAGTCTCGAGTATTTATGATAATTTCCATGTCAGGCAGCTTGTTAATGACCTCTAATAGAAAATGCTCAATGCCTTTACACCTGAAGGGGGGAATCAGTAAGAAAATGTAAAATGGGAATGTAACAGGATAAAATTATTAAATAGtgctttggaaaaaaatactcAAACACAAAAAGAATTCATGGAATATTTATGCCCAAAGACCCTACCTAAATGGGAACATACAATCATCCTCTCTATAAAGCATGTGGTTAATGATCTGATAGTGTGTTCCTCTGGATCTGGCAGCATCAAAGTCAGACTTGTTGATACCATCTTTCCATCTTCTCAAGTCGTCTTCAATAACGTCTTTGTAGCATCCACACCCCTTGTTAGAGCAGCCCCTGTATGTACTGACAGCTTGATTGATCTTATCAATGTAGGACTGCCAAGAGTCTGGGACACATCAGAGTTGCAATTTAAAATGGACTCTAATAAAAATAGATGTGGGTGATCATTGGCAAAACCAATTTTAACATTAAGGAATatcactttgggtgtggtccaaggaatttttaaccctaagagatagcggATTCAGAAAAACCATTAACACCCCAgaaggaatagcagttggtcaaaatttttataccctaaaagataggaccATCACAcctgtctacttttctggagagtccccccctaCCCCTGGGGGAGATGCCATTCTAATGGAATTGACTATGGTCCTGACCCCTGATCCTGCCTATTAGTTATCAAtttttatcaatatttggTGTGATAATATGTCTGTCAATCACTAATACTACTTAATAATCAATTCATTCATATTGCTATTTAACCAATttcttataataaaaatttttaTCAATGAATTTAGGCTAAACCTTTTTATGTACTTTTTTGGTCTGATAAAGTCTTCTATATATCTTACTTATAAGTTACTTCAGTCAAGTAAGCTTAAGTAGGGTAATACgagcagcaaaatcgtacAAATTTTGTGGCggcatttgcaaaaaaaagagcATTATCATTAGCTCCTTTACAACTTAAATCTTATTTAAATATGTACCAGCAATACCACCAATCTGAAAAGTTAGTAGGGGAGGGATTGGGCATGAAGCGAAATTCGTAAATTCATTGCTGGAAGTTAATTAAACCAAAACTGCAAATTCATTGATGGAagtaaataaaaccaaaacactTTAGGGGATAATGATTTTCAACGCCAGCCAAATGAAAGTCATGAAAGTGCAAGCAGAAGGAGCATCACATTAATTTACCTATTTTGTAGGGGTCTGGGGTtctccccagaaaaaaattgaaatgccAGACTTTTAGGAGGCTCTGACATTGATTAGAATACCTGTCCAAAAAATAAAGCCCTTCAATAAGCCCTGTATAAAAAATATAGGCCCTCCCCTAAAGCGATGCTCGAAAAATagcaaccctccccccaaacatagcagcccCCCCCCATTGGTTGAATAACGACCCTTCCTTACAGTAATGGGAAGAACAGGAGTGATAAAGCAGTTAGTTAAGTAAATAACGGTAATCCTTGCATAATGTGATGAGGCAATCTATTTTTATTGTACCAGCCTCGCCTCACCTTTGATTGAATACTTGGTTTTCTCGTGTTGAGAGTCTCGTTGGCAGATTTTATCAGAACATTGGTGTGGATCTTCCGATGATTTCACAACAAcaattataaaacaaaaataccatACACTGGATAGCTCAAGACCTGTTAAGGTAGAAAACTTCATTACTTAGTTATTAAAAATTCAAAACTTtaacaatattgttatcaaACAGAACTGAAAAAAGCGTTCGTTTACACAAACGCGAAAACGAGGCCACAATTACAGCCGAGAGAGACTGGTAAAAatgcattttcttttcaacAAAAGACCAGAAACACATGCAGAAAAAAATCCAGTCAAAATAAACtgacatatatatataatccTGTTAACAGGATCCTATTAAAATAAACtgacatatatatatacctgTTAACAggattatatatatatgtcaGTTTATATGTGTTTCTGGTCTTTTgttgaaaagaaaatgcatTTGATTGTATTTTGgaaggcaaaaaaaactggaattcgactctgccaaattttcttctttaataagacttcttcgtAAGACAAAAATTTGTCGAATCctagtttttggtgtattgtattcatttctgtttcacgaacacgactatttgggctttttgtattgatTGTATTTTGGGATGCCTGTGTCAAAATCCATATATGGCTATCCTTCCCAAATATGGCGAAACATGATGCCTTGTAGCAAATTATCGCTTTCACATCCGGAAAAATATTCGACAAAAGGAAAGGGTCAACATTTTGATCGGTGAGAACCTAGATATCGTTTTTCTAAGCGCCTTTTAGAAGGCGGCTTTTGATTGTATTGATTGTATTTTGGGATGCTTGTGTCAAAATCCATATATGGCTATCCTTCCCAAATATGGAGAAACATGATGCCTTGTAGCAAATTCTCGCTTTCACATCCGGAAAAATATTCGACAAAAGGAAAGGGTCAAAATTTTGATCGGTGAGAACCTAGATATCGTTTTTCTAAGCGCCTTTTAGAAGGCGGCTTTTGAAAACGGATAAGTTCAAAGCATAAGTGTATATATCTTGAGAAGGCCGggttgtttgttttcaaaaaatcACATCAAGACCACGAGAGCAACGTCACATCTTTCAGGTGACTCTTTTGCcgatttatttgtcatttgtaTCGCTTAAATCATCGCATAACTCAGCTTTTTCAGAGACGATTTCTAGCCAATTCGCCGGCGATCATCAAACCATAAGTTTGATTTCCAATTCTTTGTCCATTTTGGTTTATATATTTGTGGATGGTTCGGCGGTTTTTTCGAACAAAGAACACGCTGTCAGGGTTTTAAGGGAATGGAAATTCATGATTTTGTTTGCGCAAGTATGATTGATTCCTCCGGGGTTACACACGAACAAGATCTGGTGATTGTTGTTGTCCTAATCAAAGAGAATCAGTCATCTCTTTAGTTGAGGAATGCTCATTTTTATAGATAAGTTTACATTGTCTTCGTAGCAATTACCATGACATATATAAAGTAAGTCAAGtaagtaaacaaacaaaggGTGCACATGatctaaaacatgaaaaacagACATAATAAAAATCTGCCCATAAACAATCTCCCTTTGCCAATAATTATTTACAAGAAAGCTATCATACAATTGCAAGTTAAACACCCGAGTTGAACAAGTTGAACACCCGAGATTTATTTTGTtggcttttttttcattgaaaatataaattccttcttttagggtataagaTGCCGACAAAGAAAGCTCTAAAGAAAGCCCTTATTGGGAAGACTGGCAGCGTTCTGTCCATGCTTGCCCTAACAAGCAGCTTCTTCTTGGTGGAACTCATTGTGGGATATGCCACAAACTCGATGGCACTGGTGGCAGACTCCTTTCACATGTTATCCGATGTAATGTCACTGATTATTGGCTACTTTGCCTTGAGGTACTCTAAAAAGAGTCAAAGAACTGAACGAAATACATTTGGTTGGCAGCGAGCTGAAGTCCTTGGCGCCCTAGTGAATGCAGTTTTTCTCATAGCACTCTGCTTTTCTATCTTGGTAGAGTCCTTGAAGCGTATAGTCGAAGTAGAACCAATTCACAACGTGAACCTTTTACTTATAGTTGGTGCTGCAGGACTGTTTATCAACCTAATAGGGCTGTTGATGTTTCATCGTCATGGCCATGGGCATAGCCATGGGGGACATGGGCACGGACATAGTCATGGACTACCCCCGGCGGCGGCCAATGGCCTGGTCATCCTCCCAGGAGAAGAAAACAGCATCAACCACTCTTCCGGATCACTCACAGGTTTGGCAATTTTTTATCTGCTCATTATCATTGGGAAAAATTCTAATTCTAATTATTATGTTGTACTGGTGATGGCTTGGGCTTTAGATCCCTCATTTTGCTTTTGGTTGAAGTCAACAAGAagattaatgtttttttttacattctcCAGGGGCGGATCTTGGAATGACCCATGGTCCCCCATATTCTCAgagatgtttttaaaataagcaGATAGAAAAGTTcactaagaaaaaaatgcttccCCCTTTAACTTTTTAACAGAAGAATACAATTGTTGATTAAAGCTATTTCAGCTTTTAGTATGATTTTGATTTACTCTTTATTTTTGCAGATGACCATGGTGCTAAGAATGGTCATGTTCACGGAGGTGAGGAGGCTGTCTCCTCACCACTCACTGGAAAACAAACCTCCAGCGCGCAGCTGAACATGCGAGCAGTCTACCTTCATGTCCTTGGTGATGCCCTGGGCTCTGTCATCGTCATGGTGAGCGGCTTCATTATCAAGTACGCATCAGGGAAGTGGACCTTATATGTGGACCCTGGCATGAGTATACTGTTGGTCTGTCTGATCCTGAGAACTTCCATCCCATTGATGCGTGAGTCCTCACTCATTCTGCTGCAAACTGTACCAACTCACATAAAGATTAAGGAAGTTCAAGATAGACTGTTGGACTACGTTGATGGTGTGTTGAGTGTCCATGAGTTCCATGTATGGCAGCTAGCAGGAGACAAGATTATAGGTAAGGCTAATTTAATACAACACTGGGTATGTTAATTCAGGAATCTCAGCCCTTCCCCAGAGGGGTTGTGTTTACACCAGTCTCACAATGTTTTCCATGTGTTACAATAAGGCTAGCCTACATAAATGAGATCGTGgataataaattatttaaacTTAGCTGTACACAAGCAAAATAATAAGGATTCAACTGGTGATTCAGGGCTGTTTCCCGTTTGATGTTTGTATTACAGGTCTAATTAATACAATGCTATCATTATCACTTCCAGCATCAGCGCACATCACTTGTCACACACCAGATGAGTACATGGCTATAGCTAACCAAATCAAGCAGTTTTTTCACAATGAAGGCATTCACTCAACTACCATCCAACCAGAGTTTGTAGAGGACACCTTGAAGAAGGAGGAATGTGTCTTGGCTTGTGGGGAGTCAGCGAGCTGTGCAGCTCAAAAGTGCTGCACAACTGAAGCAGACTTACGAAAGAGGGTTTCATCAACAAAGGATGAGAGTGAGATGCAGGATGCTGACAAGTCATCAAACCTTCAACATGAGTCTGTAGTTTGAATAGTTCATTCTAATTGTAGTAGCACACATTTTTTGAAAGTCAAGGaacaaattattttattagaTATATATTAGTTTATTGATTATTTGTGTGGATGACATATTTTTTACTAAACAATTGTGATATGGGTTGTCAGAACATCAGACTTCCTTCTTCTAAACCCAACGTTTAATCAAATGTATAAACATGTTTACAAAAATATGACTTCCTTATGATGTCTTAAAGAAACCCAGCAAACTCAAAATGGACATGAAGGATGGGGGCTCTCTGATGGTAATAAAACCCTGTCATGAGATCATGAATGCGCACACAAACCAAGCTTATAGTACAAGAAAACATATGGATGAGATTTATGAAATATTCGTATTCGGACACAAATCgtttaataatttatttagtATTATACAGCCATTCGTACAAGTGCTGATTGGGGCATAAATTCTACAGAGAGTAGAGCTCTATTGAACAATCTCGTTGAGCTTACACAGCAAGAATGATAGCATTGGTTTGAATCTGCATCAATGCTGTAGAGCTTTGAAAAGATGGAAAAGCGGTGTTGACGCAAAGAGCAAGTTTCTTCAATGGTTTGAATCTGCATCAATACTGTAGAGCTTTGAAAAGATCGAAAAGCGGTGTTGATGCACAGAGCAAGTTTCTTCATATACACCATATGTTATCTTGTACTGTATGCTCAAAAATTAGTAGCAAACATTTTTTGAGAgttaaagaaaataattttttaattaGATATATATTAGTTTATTGATTATTTATGtagattgtattttttatggaaGAATAGTGCTATAGAGGTGGCTTTGCTTTTTTTGGCCTATATGTTTACACACCAACAAATAATATAACACAAAAGTTTTGTTGGAATTACATGCTGCTCTTGATAACTAAAATTCTATTTACCAATATTTATTGTCCCTACGCATCCCTACAAATCGCTGCATGTTATATGCAATGATtgtataaaagaaaataactctttttttatttttttattttacagactCTGGCTATAATGGCAGGGATTTATGATTTCACAGAGAAGGGCTCCAACGCGAGACCCTAGCTAAACAGTGAAACAACATTAAAAGATGTTAAGTTTAAAAAACTAACAAatgttggaaaaaaaaaactttttagcATTGAGTGTTACCTGTGATTGATCAGGCCTTCTAGTAAGATCATGATTAGGAGCTTGTGTCGTTGAATCAAAACAACCTCAAGGATTTTTATACTATGTGCAGCTCAGAAATACTAATGATAAGTTGGCAACTCATTTGCAGTAATCAATGCCTGTTTTGAATGCTAGATTTCTTGCAGTCCTTTTAGCCAACACAAGGATTTTATGATGATTCGTTAGGCATTGTCttgaatttaatttatttttttatgttatcaGGTTTCTTTGTATTTGATCGCAGCGTAGCACTCACTTCTATTCAGTGTTTTACTGTGCAATTAAGGGCACAAGTAGGATTTCGGACACATATCACATGCGAGTTATGTATTTTCCCCTATGAAATTTGATGTATGAAATATGGGTTCAATTGCTGTTTAGAAGTTTAATTTATTGAAATAGTTATATTTACAGTATTTCTCAATAGcttgtgaaaataaaataaaacaaatgttttccaATCCGGATTTctaggaaaaaaataggccggcggctttttattttatctccagtatttttattattgtctTCCAAAGGCATCGATCTACCCACAGTGGACCTAGGACCTGCATCTTTCTACACTGTCGACTATGACGCGGATGTTTTACTCAATGACGAATGCGAAGCGAATGTCCAAACATGGCGAACAAAGAGAAATATGGGATTTTGGTCATTTAATCTTTTAATGGTAAGTCAAGGCCTTTGACTGCCAAGTGGTGATATgtctataaaaaaaagcataatTTATCAGCATATGTGTGAGATGTTCGCGGTCTACTTGGTCCTGTCGGTTTATGGATTAGAGCATGGTAGCAACCAATCTAGTCTTAGTTAGTGTCATCAGTGTATGTAGTCTCTTTTGACAAATTACCTTGAAATATCTGTATGTTTTATGCAGAATTGCTTAATAAAGATAGTGTCTTGATGGTTAATCCGAAGTTTGCGATAATGTCTTGAGGATCCAGTGCTTTACTCGGGCGCGAATCCGGTAACGCCCGCAAAAACCGCTGGGGCTCCTAGTACAGGAAAATGGGGCAGAATTTATGCTGAATTGTTCAAATTAATAGTAGGATTATGAAATTTGGCAGGGTGATAGATCTTTGCACCACGATAAATTCTAGATAGGATGCCACGCCCAAAAACAAGTACTTCCAGTTTTATAGGGTGGAATTGATTATCACAAAAATGGAGGAAACATACACTTAATGGTAATTCACGGGCCAAAACTTTTTCAGATAAAGGCTAATATATTTCACATTACCGTTATAAGGGCAAAGCCCTCGCAACGGTTCTTCCAGTGTTATAGAGATGCAATTACtacgataaaaataaatataaaacacaCTAAATATGCTAGTTAATCTTGTACTCTTGTATTTGGATTAGCATCTATGCCATGAACAGTTTTTGATGGGATGCCACGCCCAAGTTTGGGTACTTACAGTTTTACAGGCATGTTTTATTAAGCAAACTAGTTTCGCCTTAATCCAGCAAACCGTCGATTTCACGTGACCCAGTAAATTCAAGATTGTAATTCAGTAAGGCGTACCGCGTCTGAAACTGACGTTTTTACAATCCGGTTTTCAAGGACGAAAAGAATTGTTTCATAGTTCCAGTTTTGAGCGCAGCATCATAAAGGACCTCAGTCAGATGACGATAGCTctctaaaaaaagttttatcgTCTTGTTGGTACGGACAATTTGATAgttgatggggggggggggggggaggaggctaattcccccccccaaaaaagcaAGGCTGGTAGTCACatccttgtaaaaaaaaacaaagaaaacaagcaacccaaaaaaatttcgaacaaaaaaataattagcCACCCACTCCACCGTTCTAGCCCACAGGCACACCCTGTCAGCGATACAGTGAACCCGAACGATCATCAGCATCAACAGGTGCGACATTTGAAAAAACACAGTGAACCCGAACGATCAGCATCAACAGATGTGACATTTGAAAAAACACAGTCAACCCGAACGATCAGCATCAACAGATATGACATTTGAAAAAACACAGTCAACCCGAACGATCAGCATCAACAGATGTGACATTTGAAAAAACACAGTCAACCCGAACGATCAGCATCAACAGATATGACATTTGAAAAAACACAGTGAACCCGAACGATCAGCATCAACAGATGTGACATTTGAAAAAACACAGTCAACCCGAACGATCAGCATCAACAGATATGACATTTGAAAAACCACAGTGAGCCTGAAAGATCAGCATCAACAGATGTGACATTTGAAAAAACACAGTGAACCCGAACGATCAGCATCAACAGATATGACATTTGAAAAAACACAGTGGACCCGAAAGATCAGCATCAACAGATGTGACATTTGAAAAAACACAGTGAACCCGAACGATCAGCATCAACAGATATGACATTTGAAAAAACACAGTGAACCCGAACGATCATCAGCATCAACAGATgcgacatttaaaaaaacacagtgAACCCGAACGATCATCAGCATCAACAGATGCGACATTTGAAAAAACACAGTGAACCCGAACGATCATCAGCATCAACAGATGCGACATTTGAAAAAACACAGTGAACCCGAACGATCAGCATCAACAGATGTGACATTTGAAAAAACACAGTGAACCCGAACGATCAGCATCAACAGATATGACATTTGAAAAAACACAGTGAACACGAACGATCAGCATCAACAGATGTGACATTTGAAAAAACACAGTGAACCCGAACGATCAGCATCAACAGATgtgacatttgaaaaaaacaaatgtgaACCCGAACGATCAACATCAACAGATGTGACATTTGAAAAAACACAGTGAACCCGAACGATCATCAGCATCAACAGATGCGACATTTGAAAAAACACAGTGAACCCGAACGATCATCAGCATCAACAGATGCGACATTTGAAAAAACACAGTGAACCCGAACGATCAGCATCAACAGATGCGACATTTGAAAAAACACAGTGAACCGAACGATCAGCATCAACAGATatgacatttgaaaaaaacaaatgtgaACCCGAACTATCAGCATCAACAGATGTGACATTTGAAAAAACACAGTGAACCCGAACGATCA encodes:
- the LOC116614053 gene encoding zinc transporter 1 isoform X2, with the protein product MPTKKALKKALIGKTGSVLSMLALTSSFFLVELIVGYATNSMALVADSFHMLSDVMSLIIGYFALRYSKKSQRTERNTFGWQRAEVLGALVNAVFLIALCFSILVESLKRIVEVEPIHNVNLLLIVGAAGLFINLIGLLMFHRHGHGHSHGGHGHGHSHGLPPAAANGLVILPGEENSINHSSGSLTDDHGAKNGHVHGGEEAVSSPLTGKQTSSAQLNMRAVYLHVLGDALGSVIVMVSGFIIKYASGKWTLYVDPGMSILLVCLILRTSIPLMRESSLILLQTVPTHIKIKEVQDRLLDYVDGVLSVHEFHVWQLAGDKIIASAHITCHTPDEYMAIANQIKQFFHNEGIHSTTIQPEFVEDTLKKEECVLACGESASCAAQKCCTTEADLRKRVSSTKDESEMQDADKSSNLQHESVV
- the LOC5506266 gene encoding protein O-glucosyltransferase 1 isoform X2, with amino-acid sequence MLYREDDCMFPFRCKGIEHFLLEVINKLPDMEIIINTRDWPQAAVWGPALPIFSFSKTKNEMDIMYPAWTFWEGGPAVWPIYPTGLGRWDLMREALDKKSQEWPWEKKESKAFFRGSRTSAERDPLVLLSRKHPELADAQYTKNQAWKSDADTLHAPPAKEVPLEDHCQYKYLFNFRGVAASFRFKHLFVCKALVFHVGDEWQEFFYRALKPWVHYIPVETDLSNVRDLIEFAKANDGIVKGIAERGYTFIMDHLRMPDIRCYWKKVLKKYASLAKWKVIRNQKYKQIRPE
- the LOC5506266 gene encoding protein O-glucosyltransferase 1 isoform X1 produces the protein MKFSTLTGLELSSVWYFCFIIVVVKSSEDPHQCSDKICQRDSQHEKTKYSIKDSWQSYIDKINQAVSTYRGCSNKGCGCYKDVIEDDLRRWKDGINKSDFDAARSRGTHYQIINHMLYREDDCMFPFRCKGIEHFLLEVINKLPDMEIIINTRDWPQAAVWGPALPIFSFSKTKNEMDIMYPAWTFWEGGPAVWPIYPTGLGRWDLMREALDKKSQEWPWEKKESKAFFRGSRTSAERDPLVLLSRKHPELADAQYTKNQAWKSDADTLHAPPAKEVPLEDHCQYKYLFNFRGVAASFRFKHLFVCKALVFHVGDEWQEFFYRALKPWVHYIPVETDLSNVRDLIEFAKANDGIVKGIAERGYTFIMDHLRMPDIRCYWKKVLKKYASLAKWKVIRNQKYKQIRPE
- the LOC116614053 gene encoding zinc transporter 1 isoform X1; this encodes MPTKKALKKALIGKTGSVLSMLALTSSFFLVELIVGYATNSMALVADSFHMLSDVMSLIIGYFALRYSKKSQRTERNTFGWQRAEVLGALVNAVFLIALCFSILVESLKRIVEVEPIHNVNLLLIVGAAGLFINLIGLLMFHRHGHGHSHGGHGHGHSHGLPPAAANGLVILPGEENSINHSSGSLTDDHGAKNGHVHGGEEAVSSPLTGKQTSSAQLNMRAVYLHVLGDALGSVIVMVSGFIIKYASGKWTLYVDPGMSILLVCLILRTSIPLMRESSLILLQTVPTHIKIKEVQDRLLDYVDGVLSVHEFHVWQLAGDKIIASAHITCHTPDEYMAIANQIKQFFHNEGIHSTTIQPEFVEDTLKKEECVLACGESASCAAQKCCTTEADLRKRVSSTKDESEMQDADKSSNLQHELWL